Part of the Quercus robur chromosome 5, dhQueRobu3.1, whole genome shotgun sequence genome, ATCTACCAGTAGACCTATTGGAGATAGGCTACACTCTGTTGACTTCAAAGCTTTAATCTGACCGAGAGAATCTCCTTCGAGAGTAGCTCTTTGAAAACCCAACTCACGCGCAAATGTCACTGCCTTCAGAGCAGCCAGCGCCTCAACCTCATCAGGCTTGTAAGCTTGATGAATTTTTTCTGAACAAGAAGCCATCACAACTCCATTATTATCCCGAATTACCACTATTGCCGCCACTTGAAATTGATTTCCCTTGGAATATTTTTTCAAGGCATTAATTGGATTAACTCCAATTGTACATGCTAGCTGGCTGGTAGACTCCAAATTGGGTGTAACAATTCTTGCCAATAATAActcttcattattatttatatttgccAAAAACGTATCCTCCTGTAATACCTCCACCGAAATAGAAGGTGTATTAATTGAGTTGGACTTATTGCTAATTGGCGTGGACTTTGGCAGCACTAAATCCTCAATAATTGCAGACACTGAAGCCCAATCCAGCTGCGTGGCTGAGGGCAGCATTAATGAGGGCGTTACTCCAGGAGTTGTAACTGAAGTAACGTTCCTCCAACTTCATCTATAACATTTGAAAAATTGCTACcaagtgaaattttgaaaatttagctaTCAAGCTTTTCAAGTTGCCACATTATATTGATTGACACAATTGATGGATTAACTTCTCACTTATtttataaacatctaaatttgCAAACATCTATAATAATGACTAAAAATTATTGCACATGGTGTTATTGTATTAAAGTGTTACAATATATACAAAACATACAACAATGTCATCTGAAAAGAACAAAATCCTATAGCAATAACAATGTTGAcccccctaaaataaaatccaagagTCGCCATgcaaaaaaggccaaaatccaaacaaaaccGCAGAAAAAAATACAGCATcacattcattttaaaatacatatgaaagttcatcatagtaattaaaaatttcccAAGAGTGAAACTCTAAACATCACAAAAGTACCCAATCAATAAAGTTGCAAACTGGGATGAACAAAATAGGGATGAATAGTAAAGTTGCAAAGTAAACACACTCTAAACATCACATAATATTATCATCACTTTGCATCCACCCTAACCACTTAGTCTTGGCACTTGAAAATGTGGACGTTTAACACAACACCGTCCCTCATAATCAGCTCAAATACGCAAACATCTCCTACTTGCAAACTATTTTCCCTCACAAACGCAGACCAACCAGCTGATACGACACATGATGAACCCCCACTTCGTTCATAAATGTATAGCTTCACAGGCCATAATCGGTCCACAATCTGGAGCTTGACAGGGAGTATACTTGCTTTGGTGTAGTCCTTGGTAAACCCGTCTCTTGGTAAGTAGTTGATAATGTGTTGGGGTAAACTCTGTACAAGGAACAATAATagatatttaacaaatatattcCAGCAACAAGTATCTAATTGATCTACATCTTTTCacctaaaaacacaaataagaaaaaatcattACCAACAAAATGTCCAGCCACAAGTATCTAGTGTGACAATCTTTTAATTGATCTATGAAAAATGACAGTTAATGGGAGTTGCAtttctaaattacaaaaatattccattttagtGAAGCTAAAAGCTTACCGCACGATCCTTGCCATTAATGTAGGATGGACGCATGGTAACAGTGAAAAGGGGATTTTCTGATTTAAAAGCATTGGCTATAACAAGATTTTTAGCTACACCACCGTCTTTCTTAGGATGGGCTGATCCtgaaagaagttgaaaatacGAAGTCATGCACATAAAATTAATAGAGCAGAAGCTAAACAAATCAAGCAGTTGCTTACAAAAGTGTAACATTCAAACCTGAACCCTCTCCCCTATAAAAGTGTTTGATGATTTCAACAGAGCTGTCATCACTCTCATCATCTTCGATCCTATGATGTACATGTTGTTCGTCGTCTAAAGTATAGTCTATTTCTGTTGCAGTGGCATCAAATATGAGTACATGAAACTGTGAATTtctttcatatttgaaaaccaGCAAGTGCCCCACGGCTACACCATGAGAGCTTGCAAATTCGGACCA contains:
- the LOC126727737 gene encoding B3 domain-containing protein At4g01580-like, whose product is MASQWRRDNDDGPADRSPHFFKIILQNAVQEGKLRIPDKFVQKFGVDLSDMAFLTIPNGRKWKVKLAQHAGGVWFQNGWSEFASSHGVAVGHLLVFKYERNSQFHVLIFDATATEIDYTLDDEQHVHHRIEDDESDDSSVEIIKHFYRGEGSGSAHPKKDGGVAKNLVIANAFKSENPLFTVTMRPSYINGKDRASLPQHIINYLPRDGFTKDYTKASILPVKLQIVDRLWPVKLYIYERSGGSSCVVSAGWSAFVRENSLQVGDVCVFELIMRDGVVLNVHIFKCQD